A genome region from Gigantopelta aegis isolate Gae_Host chromosome 3, Gae_host_genome, whole genome shotgun sequence includes the following:
- the LOC121368489 gene encoding myb/SANT-like DNA-binding domain-containing protein 4 has translation MKGEKRKANFDIREISLIVENVSENIGTIKSKLTNSVTNNLKKQVWQSITDQVNSVGVERSDRDDVKEKRRSMYTSAKKKNAEYKKSLTKTGGGPSSKELSPKTQKIVDLFSDDPSFSGLNGGMETAILINQGSSGCEVIDEHHSPEQTCTFSSWYEPTDIIIQDVSPDDMPLPGCTYEIITNPMQDKSIEENKVNGKKRRISTGMGIE, from the exons atgaaaggcGAAAAACGAAAAGCGAATTTCGATATTCGTGAAATATCACTTATTGTGGAAAATGTTTCCGAAAACATAGGCACTATAAAAAGCAAGTTAACAAATTCAGTGACAAACAACTTGAAGAAACAAGTGTGGCAGTCCATAACAGATCAAGTAAACTCGGTTGGCGTTGAACGCAGCGATAGGGATGACGTCAAAGAGAAACGGAGGAGTATGTACACGTCGGCGAAAAAGAAAAATGCCGAGTATAAAAAAAGTTTAACGAAGACGGGTGGTGGACCAAGTTCCAAAGAACTCAGTCCCAAAACACAGAAGATAGTTGATTTATTTTCGGACGATCCGAGTTTCTCCGGGCTTAATGGTGGGATGGAGACTGCAATTCTGATAAACC AAGGATCATCAGGATGTGAAGTAATTGATGAACATCATTCACCGGAACAGACATGCACATTTTCATCTTGGTATGAACCAACag ataTCATTATTCAGGATGTCAGCCCAGATGACATGCCACTGCCAGGGTGCACCTATGAAATCATCACCAATCCTATGCag GACAAATCCattgaagaaaacaaagtgaatggcaaaaaaagaagaatttcgACAGGaatg GGTATTGAATGA